A window from Mangifera indica cultivar Alphonso chromosome 2, CATAS_Mindica_2.1, whole genome shotgun sequence encodes these proteins:
- the LOC123208831 gene encoding glucan endo-1,3-beta-glucosidase 4-like — protein sequence MMPGKWLGSVLFLAIGMFAHALGAYVGVNIGTDVSNMPSASDVVAILKANQITHVRLYDADSHMLKALANSGIEVIVGVTNEEVLGIGETPATGAAWINKNVASYIPSTNITAIAVGSEILTTVPNVAPVLVSAMNNLHKALVASDLNSQVKVSTPHNMDVIPKPFPPSTATFNSSWNSTIYQILQFLKNTNSYFMLNAYPYYGYTKGNGIFPIDYALFRPLPAVKQIVDPNTLFHYSSMFDAMVDATYYSIDAYNLSGIPVVVTESGWPWLGGADETDATLENAESYNNNLIKRVLNESGPPSQASMPVNTYIYELFNEDKRPGPVSEKNWGVFFTNGTSVYPLSLSTSSQISGNSSGVFCVAREDADSDKLQAGLNWACGQGQANCSAIQEGRPCYLPNNVKSHASYAYNDYYQKMHSVGGTCNFDGTATTTSIDPSYGSCIYAGSSNSSTTGGLSPPVAFGPASPIGGGTTALLVSTIQVLVLTTFLALILL from the exons ATGATGCCTGGAAAATGGCTTGGAAGTGTGCTTTTTCTTGCAATTGGCATGTTTGCCCATGCGTTAG GTGCATATGTTGGGGTAAACATTGGAACTGATGTTTCTAACATGCCATCAGCTTCCGATGTTGTTGCCATACTTAAAGCCAATCAAATCACTCATGTGCGCCTATATGATGCTGATAGTCACATGCTGAAAGCGCTTGCAAACAGTGGGATTGAAGTAATAGTTGGTGTCACAAATGAGGAAGTTCTGGGGATTGGAGAAACTCCAGCAACAGGAGCGGCCTggattaataaaaatgttgcATCTTACATACCTTCAACTAATATTACAGCTATTGCCGTTGGCAGTGAGATTCTTACTACAGTCCCTAATGTGGCACCGGTTTTGGTGTCTGCCATGAATAACCTTCATAAAGCCTTAGTTGCTTCTGATCTAAATTCACAAGTCAAAGTTTCAACACCCCATAACATGGATGTTATTCCTAAACCGTTCCCTCCTTCCACTGCTACCTTTAATTCTTCATGGAACTCTACAATCTACCAGATCCTTCAGTTTTTGAAGAATACTAACTCCTATTTCATGTTAAATGCTTATCCTTATTATGGTTACACTAAGGGAAATGGTATTTTTCCAATTGATTATGCCCTTTTCCGACCACTTCCTGCAGTCAAGCAAATTGTTGACCCAAACACGCTTTTCCACTATAGCAGTATGTTTGATGCTATGGTAGATGCTACCTACTATTCTATAGATGCATACAATCTTTCAGGGATCCCTGTTGTTGTCACAGAATCTGGCTGGCCTTGGCTTGGTGGAGCTGATGAAACTGATGCAACTCTTGAAAATGCTGAGTCCTACAATAATAATCTGATCAAAAGAGTATTGAATGAGTCGGGTCCTCCCAGTCAGGCTTCTATGCCCGTTAACACATACATTTACGAGTTGTTCAATGAAGACAAGAGGCCTGGGCCTGTTTCGGAGAAAAACTGGGGTGTCTTTTTCACCAATGGGACTTCTGTTTATCCTCTGAGTTTGAGTACTTCCAGTCAAATTTCTGGCAATTCTTCTGGTGTTTTTTGTGTAGCAAGAGAGGATGCAGATTCTGATAAGTTGCAGGCAGGGCTGAACTGGGCTTGTGGGCAAGGCCAGGCTAACTGCTCTGCCATCCAAGAGGGACGGCCATGTTATCTTCCCAACAATGTTAAGAGTCATGCTTCATATGCCTATAATGATTATTATCAGAAAATGCATAGTGTTGGCGGAACATGCAACTTTGATGGCACAGCTACAACAACTTCTATTGATCCCA GTTATGGTTCCTGTATATATGCAGGAAG TTCAAATTCAAGCACAACTGGGGGGCTTTCACCTCCTGTGGCATTTGGACCAGCAAGTCCCATAGGAGGAGGGACTACAGCTCTACTAGTTTCCACAATTCAGGTTCTGGTATTGACCACCTTTCTTGCTCTAATCTTGCTTTGA
- the LOC123208832 gene encoding serine/arginine-rich SC35-like splicing factor SCL30A: MRGRSYTPSPPPRGGGYGRKGRSPSPRGRYAGGRGRDLPTSLLVRNLRHDSRPEDLRRPFEQFGALKDIYLPRDYYTGEPRGFGFVQFVDPADAAEAKRHMDGRVLQGRELTVVFAEENRKKPSDMRARERGRGRFRRRSPPRYSRSPPRYSRSPPPHYGRSPSREYSPPPKQGNYSRSFSHNDRRYSRERSYSRSPAYNGSRGHSRSPDRGQGRSRSPGRSQTPRRSPSRSRSRSPRRDGYSGQLNGDRSPSQ; the protein is encoded by the exons ATGAGAGGAAGGAGTTACACACCGTCGCCACCACCACGGGGTGGTGGTTATGGAAGGAAAGGACGCAGCCCGAGCCCCAGAGGTCGCTATGCCGGTGGTCGTGGCCGAGATCTTCCCACCAGCCTTCTTGTTCGTAACCTTCGCCATGATAGCAG GCCAGAAGACCTTCGCAGGCCATTTGAGCAGTTTGGAGCACTTAAGGACATTTACTTGCCTAGGGATTATTACACTGG GGAACCTCGTGGTTTTGGTTTCGTCCAATTTGTAGATCCTGCTGATGCTGCAGAAGCCAAACGTCACATGGATGGTCGGGTTCTTCAAGGTCGAGAATTAACTGTTGTGTTTGCGGAGGAGAACAGAAAAAAGCCATCTGATATGAGGGCAAGGGAGCGTGGGAG GGGTCGGTTTCGTAGACGGTCTCCCCCACGTTATTCTCGATCCCCACCTCGCTATTCACGCTCCCCACCTCCACATTATGGAAGATCTCCCTCCCGTGAATATTCCCCTCCCCCAAAACAAGGGAATTATTCAAG ATCTTTTTCACACAATGATCGAAGGTATAGTCGGGAGAGATCATATTCACGTTCTCCAGCCTATAATGGTTCAAGGGGCCACAGCAGAAGTCCTGACAGGGGCCAGGGCCGAAGCCGTAGCCCTGGCAGAAGCCAGACTCCAAGACGTAGCCCAAGCAGAAGCAGAAGCCGGTCTCCGAGACGTGATGGATACTCTGGACAACTCAACGGAGATAGGTCACCTAGTCAGTGA